One window of Watersipora subatra chromosome 3, tzWatSuba1.1, whole genome shotgun sequence genomic DNA carries:
- the LOC137392071 gene encoding SWI/SNF-related matrix-associated actin-dependent regulator of chromatin subfamily D member 1-like, translated as MAQPPRFPSAPMRPFGNQQNFMGTPGAPAPQRPVFSSAGQMSGVPMGGQQPMRYSSMPMNALPAGKSKDKVDKVKGKKEKEKDKEGGTSGRPGVPTALQNALETRKRPQVDRMNHPNRNKKKPKIADKILSQKVRQLVPESQAYMDLLAFERKLDATIARKRLDMQEALKRPMKQKRKLRIFISNTFNPGRQDAEGGEETGPWWELRVEGRLLDENAEGSKPKQKFSTFFKSLVIELDKELYGPDNHLVEWHRTPKTSETDGFQVKRAGDQNVKCTVLLMLDYNPLKYKLDPRLAHVLGIHTESRPQIINALWQYIKQHKLQDPTEREFVNCDRFLAQIFETPRLKFAELPARLHNLLMPPDPIVINHTIVVEGPDAAKKAAAYDVEIEVDDPKKAQMNAFMMSPQNQQEIAANDTKIHDTVEQINNLKTSREFYLSFADNPQEFITNWLISQTRDLKTMTDVVGNPEQERKAEFYYKPSIQEGVSRYFYNKVQQRKAEIDHALGFKH; from the exons ATGGCTCAACCACCTCGTTTTCCTAGTGCTCCGATGAGGCCATTtggaaatcaacaaaactttatg GGGACACCCGGTGCTCCTGCACCACAGAGACCCGTGTTTAGCAGTGCGGGCCAGATGTCAGGCGTACCTATGGGAGGTCAACAACCAATGCGATATTCCTCTATGCCTATGAATGCACTTCCTG CGGGTAAATCAAAAGACAAGGTAGATAAGGTGAAAG GCAAAAAGGAGAAGGAAAAAGACAAAGAGGGTGGAACGA GCGGTCGACCTGGGGTTCCTACAGCTCTACAAAATGCGCTGGAAACACGGAAGAGACCTCAGGTGGATCGTATGAATCACCCTAACCGAAA CAAGAAGAAACCAAAGATTGCTGACAAGATACTTTCTCAGAAGGTAAGGCAGTTGGTGCCAGAATCTCAGGCTTACATGGATCTTCTAGCCTTTGAAAGGAAGCTGGATGCAACGATAGCGCGGAAGAGACTTGACATGCAGGAGGCCTTGAAACGACCCATGAAG CAAAAGCGAAAGCTCAGAATCTTTATATCAAACACTTTCAACCCTGGTCGGCAGGATGCTGAGGGAGGGGAAGAGACAGGCCCTTGGTGGGAGCTGAGAGTGGAAGGCAGGCTGTTGGATGAG AATGCTGAAGGCTCCAAACCAAAGCAAAAATTTTCAACATTCTTCAAGAGTCTAGTCATAGAGTTAGATAAAGAACTGTACGGACCTGACAATCATCTGGTTGAG TGGCACAGAACACCCAAGACTAGTGAGACAGATGGGTTTCAAGTGAAGAGAGCCGGGGACCAGAATGTTAAATGTACTGTGCTTCTCATGCTAGACTATAATCCTCTCAAATACAAGCTGGATCCTCGGCTAGCACACGTCCTCGGAATTCACACCGAGTCTCGACCTCAGATCATTAATGCCCTCTGGCAGTACATCAAACAGCACAAGCTGCAGGATCCAACAGAACGGGAGTTTGTTAATTGTGACAGGTTTCTTGCTCAG ATATTTGAAACCCCAAGATTGAAGTTTGCAGAGTTGCCTGCCCGGCTTCATAATCTCCTCATGCCTCCTGATCCAATAGTCATCAACCACACAATTGT AGTAGAAGGGCCCGACGCTGCAAAAAAAGCTGCAGCTTATGATGTGGAGATTGAAGTCGATGATCCAAAAAAAGCTCAGATGAATGCATTCATGATGTCTCCGCAGAACCAGCAAGAAATTGCAGCTAATGATACGAAAATACATGACACAGTTGAACAGATTAACAACTTGAAGACCTCAAGGGAGTTCTATCTTAGCTTTGCTGATAATCCGCAGGAATTCATTACCAATTGGTTAATTTCACAGACCAGAGATCTCAAG ACCATGACTGATGTTGTTGGTAACCCTGAGCAAGAGAGAAAGGCAGAGTTCTACTACAAACCTAGCATCCAAGAGGGTGTGTCCAGATATTTCTACAACAAGGTGCAGCAACGCAAAGCTGAGATTGATCATGCTCTAGGATTTAAACATTAG
- the LOC137390093 gene encoding WD repeat-containing protein 88-like, whose amino-acid sequence MAAMFQDEIVYDEVYVPPQYEEQQINSEGDGIKLIKIKVIRGHQDCINSAIFCCNDTRILSASRDGTVRMWKSDGGDELVKYENLHAPGTNITKCCISTDCNRLVSSGWDRRVRVTDAETGMFLWTGEHRGLVTDCNLSRDGKLIVSSSDVDHTIKLWDTVSGKLVKEIADLHTSTITTCCFDSKDVRVVSTSMDKTCKLWDLKSGVNTVTLQAHESIISDVASTDNGQLVATCGWDKMIYLWDITTGMYRSQGPTALEKLHEGCISAVSFSKDGSFLVSGSYDKNVMIWDTMEHNMKLKLQGHEGWVTDVSFSDDGKWVMSASSDGTIRLWNIVESDKIPTMNENKKTVGLRVSTCTNCKKPFSVAMLDDSSTPGHTLCVFCRMESRPTIWSVIDNIINSDNLEEEPEHFTATEEPTTYDESVQGTIKRIASSDI is encoded by the exons ATGGCTGCCATGTTTCAAGATGAAATTGTATATGACGAGGTATATGTTCCACCTCAGTATGAAGAGCAACAAATCAACTCTGAAGGAGATGGAATCAAACTG ataaaaataaaagttattcGAGGTCATCAGGACTGTATTAACTCGGCAATATTCTGCTGTAATGATACTAGAATTCTGAGTGCCTCAAGAGATGGCACAGTTAGAATGTGGAAAAGTGATGGTGGCGATGAACTAGTCAAGTACGAGAACCTACACGCACCTGGAACTAACATAACTAAATGCTGTATCAGTACTGATTGCAACAG GCTGGTATCCAGTGGTTGGGACAGGAGAGTCCGGGTAACGGATGCTGAAACTGGAATGTTTCTG TGGACCGGTGAGCACAGAGGACTAGTAACTGATTGTAATCTGTCCCGTGACGGCAAACTAATTGTGTCCAGCTCAGATGTGGACCACACAATCAAACTCTGGGATACAGTTTCTGGAAAACTAGTCAAAGAAATAGCTG ATCTACATACAAGCACGATCACAACATGCTGTTTTGACAGTAAGGATGTGAGGGTTGTGAGTACTTCAATGGACAAAACATGTAAACTATGGGATTTAAAATCAGGGGTGAACACTGTAACACTGCAAGCACATGAGAGCATCATATCGGATGTGGCGAGCACCGATAATGGCCAGCTGGTTGCCACATGCGGTTGGGACAAAATGATATATCTGTGGGATATAACTACTGGCATGTACAGGTCGCAAGGTCCCACAGCTCTTGAAAAACTGCATGAAGGGTGCATCAGTGCAGTATCATTCAGCAAAGATG GAAGTTTTCTCGTGTCCGGATCATATGACAAAAACGTAATGATATGGGATACAATGGAACATAACATGAAGCTAAAGCTACAG GGCCATGAAGGTTGGGTGACCGATGTATCCTTTAGTGATGACGGTAAATGGGTCATGTCAGCATCAAGTGATGGCACCATTAGGTTATGGAACATTGTAGAGAGTGACAAGATTCCGACGatgaatgaaaataaaaagaCAGTTGGTCTGCGAGTCTCAACA TGTACCAACTGCAAGAAGCCATTCTCAGTAGCTATGCTAGACGATTCAAGTACACCAGGGCACACACTATGTGTCTTTTGTCGAATGGAATCTCGACCAACGATATGGTCTGTAATTGACAatattataaacagtgacaatTTAGAAGAGGAGCCAGAGCACTTCACAGCAACAGAAGAACCAACAACTTATGACGAAAGTGTCCAAGGGACTATAAAAAGAATTGCGAGTTctgatatttaa